The Mycolicibacterium hassiacum DSM 44199 genome includes a window with the following:
- a CDS encoding NAD(P)H-binding protein, producing MPDTIRCLVTGATGYIGGRLIPALLDRGLSVRALARTPAKLDGAPWRDWVEVARGDLADPDSLRAAFDGVDVVYYLVHSMGGSDDFVTEEARSARNVVAAARDAGVDRIVYLGGLHPSGVTLSPHLRSRAAVGDILIGSGIETVVLQAGIVIGSGSASFEMIRHLTNRLPAMTTPKWVHNRIQPIAIDDALYYLAEAATAPVPASRAWDIGGPDVFEYGEAMQIYAEVAGLRRRLIVVLPWLTPTIASWWIGLVTPMPPGLARPLIESLECDAVMGDHDIDSVIPPPRGGPTGYRDAVAEALRTGPLPSDPQWAHVGR from the coding sequence GTGCCCGACACGATCCGCTGCCTGGTGACCGGGGCAACCGGTTACATCGGCGGCCGACTCATCCCCGCACTGCTGGACCGAGGACTGTCGGTGCGCGCCCTGGCCCGCACCCCCGCCAAGCTGGACGGCGCGCCGTGGCGCGACTGGGTCGAGGTGGCCCGGGGCGACCTCGCCGACCCGGACTCGCTGCGCGCCGCGTTCGACGGCGTCGACGTCGTCTACTACCTGGTGCACTCGATGGGCGGCTCCGACGACTTCGTCACCGAGGAGGCCCGCTCGGCGCGCAACGTGGTGGCCGCGGCGCGCGACGCCGGGGTCGACCGCATCGTGTATCTGGGTGGCCTGCACCCGTCGGGCGTCACGCTGTCGCCGCATCTGCGCTCGCGCGCCGCGGTCGGCGACATCCTGATCGGCTCCGGCATCGAGACCGTGGTGCTGCAGGCCGGGATCGTGATCGGCTCCGGTTCGGCCTCGTTCGAGATGATCCGGCACCTGACCAACCGGTTGCCGGCGATGACGACCCCGAAGTGGGTGCACAACCGGATCCAGCCGATCGCGATCGACGACGCGCTGTACTACCTCGCCGAGGCGGCCACCGCGCCGGTGCCGGCGTCGCGCGCCTGGGACATCGGCGGGCCGGATGTGTTCGAGTACGGCGAGGCCATGCAGATCTATGCCGAGGTGGCCGGGCTGCGGCGCCGGTTGATCGTGGTATTGCCTTGGCTCACACCGACAATCGCGAGTTGGTGGATCGGGTTGGTGACGCCGATGCCCCCGGGGCTGGCCCGTCCGCTGATCGAGTCGCTGGAGTGCGATGCGGTGATGGGCGACCACGACATCGACTCGGTGATCCCGCCGCCGCGCGGCGGGCCGACCGGCTACCGCGACGCGGTGGCCGAGGCGCTGCGCACCGGGCCGCTGCCCAGCGATCCGCAGTGGGCGCACGTGGGGCGTTGA